From the genome of Deferribacteraceae bacterium V6Fe1:
AAAATTCAATACGGACAAGTCAGATTTATTATCTTGAGAAACAAGACTGATATATAAATCGGAAATCAGTTCATCAAGTATTACTGTTTTGAAATTGTTGGATTTTAATATTTGCAATATCTTATCAGCAAGATGTTTATCAATATTATTTACTACCAAAAGAAGCGAATTTAGTGTATTTATAGTATCGCTATACAGTGGCGCGGGATTTTTCTTTAATAGCAGTATCCTTTTTTTCAGTTCACTAATATAGTCCATTTATTAAATAGAATTAAATTGCCTCTGCTCATACGGTGAAAATACTTTAGTAATATCCAAAAGTATAATCATGCCTTTTTCAGTCTTAGCCACACCATTTATATAGTTGGAATCAATATTTACTGCAAGAGCAGGCGCATCTTCGATTAAATTTTTCTCTATTCGTAAAACCTCTTCAACTTCATCTACAAGAAAACCAATTTTTTTATTATTAATGTTTGTTATAATAATTCTGCTTGTCTGGGAATCGTTTACTATACCTAATTTCAACTTTTTCTTTAAATCGACAACAGGAATAACTCGACCTCTAATATTTACAATTCCTTCGATAAAATCCGGAGCTTTAGGAACAGGGGTAATTTCTGTCTTTCTTAAAATTTCTTCAATTACCATTATATCTATAGCATATTTTTCAGAGCCTAACTTAAAACCAACAAATTGACTGATGTCTGCCATGTTCTAACCCTCCGATTTTTAAAAATTATAAAATAGAAATTTAAATTTGTAAATGCATTATCAAAATAAAACGAAAAACGTTAGGTATACAAAGGGGGACAATTATCAGTGATAATTATCCCCTTATATAAAAAAACTTTATTATGCTAATATTCTGTCTTTATTTATAGGTCTATTTTTTTCATCAACCTGAATAACTATAGGTTTGTAATTTTCCAGCTCTTCTTCATCATAAAGTCCATAAGAAACAATAATTACCATATCCCCAGGCTGTACCATTCTGGCAGCAGCACCATTCAAACAAATTTCACCGCCGCCTCTTTTACCGTCAATAGTGTAAGTTGAAAATCTTGCACCATTTGTTATGTTATAAATATCCACTTTTTCGTAAGTCTTAATATTTGCTAAGTCCATCAAATCCTTATCAATTGTAATACTCCCCTCATAATGAAGGTCTGCATCTGTAACTGTAGCTCTGTGAATCTTTGATTTAAACATCTCTCTTTTCATAGATCACTCCTAATTTATTTTAAACACATTATTATCTATAAGTCTTGCCTTTCCTACAAAAACTGCCAATGCCATCAAAAAATTACCATTTATCTCTTTTATATCTTCAAGTGTTTCAGGGTCAACAATTTCAATAT
Proteins encoded in this window:
- a CDS encoding purine-binding chemotaxis protein CheW — protein: MADISQFVGFKLGSEKYAIDIMVIEEILRKTEITPVPKAPDFIEGIVNIRGRVIPVVDLKKKLKLGIVNDSQTSRIIITNINNKKIGFLVDEVEEVLRIEKNLIEDAPALAVNIDSNYINGVAKTEKGMIILLDITKVFSPYEQRQFNSI
- a CDS encoding aspartate 1-decarboxylase, whose translation is MKREMFKSKIHRATVTDADLHYEGSITIDKDLMDLANIKTYEKVDIYNITNGARFSTYTIDGKRGGGEICLNGAAARMVQPGDMVIIVSYGLYDEEELENYKPIVIQVDEKNRPINKDRILA